The genomic interval CTCAACCTGATACTGGCGTTCGATTTCCGACACCACCGCCCAGGAGCGGCCGGCACCCTGCTGCATCATCATCGGATTCATGGCTGATGAACCGTTCACCGGAAGCGCGCTCATGATGCCTACTTTAGCCGACTTTTCGGACGAAACTTCAGACACCATGCGGGTCAGCAGATATTCCAGTCGCGGCTCCGCACTTTGCGACAATACCGGAATTACCGCCTCGCGGTTACCGGATACCGCAACGATGCCGAAATAGAGACCTCCGTCGAGCCCGAACATATCCACAGTCTGCGGCTGCAGTCCATAACGCTGCGCCCATTCCTCTTCGTCGGAATCGGGCTTCGGATCATATTCCTCCACCACAAGATATCCGCCGGAACGCGATTCATATTCGCTGAGCAGATCCCGCACACGTGAAGCAAAGTTTTTCAACGGCACCGGCAGCCGGTCGTTACTTTTGGAAAAATAGAATTTAAGCGTCACATCGCGGTCCAAATCACTCAGCAGCTGCTTGGTTCCATCAGACAGCGTGTAGAGTTTATCCTCAGTAACATCGGCCCGCAGCCGCACCGGTTTCAGTACCGCATTGAATGCAATAAGAATGCCCAGCAATAGAAATATGCCCGCCAGGCCGGTCATTTTTTTCATCTGATTCATTTCGTGTTCCTGAATGTTGATTTTAAATGCTGATTTTAGATCCGGGGTTCTCCAACGCATCGCTCTTTAAAAGATCGACGCCGCCTGAGCCCCCTCAACAATCTTAATCCGGAAATCCTCCCTATCTGCCGACCTTGCTTTTCAGCACCACCTGCGTAGTAAAGAGCATGAAAATCATCACCGATGCAAAATAGACCAGGTCGCGCAGATCAATCACTCCGCGCTGAAGCGTTTCGTAGTGAGTCATGAAACTGAACGATGCAACCCCATCGACCATCCATAAAGGCGCCCAGCGGGACAGCAGATCAGTTACAGGAGGATATCCGGCCAGGATAAGAAACAGCCCTATCACCACCGCAAGAATAAAGCTGATCACCTGATTGCGGGTCAGAGCGGAGGTGAAAATTCCGGCGGCCACATAAGCACCGGCCAGCAGACCGCTTCCAATATAGCCCGAAACGATGGTGCCGCCGTCGGGAGATCCAAGATAAGCCGCCGTCATCGGCACCGGAAAAGTGAGCAGCAAAGCCAGCAGCATAAAAAGCCACGCCGCCAGAAATTTGCCGAGCAGCGCCTGCAGCGGTGTTACCGAAACGGTGAATAGCAGCTCAATCGTTCCCGACCGTCGCTCCTCGGCCCAGAGGCGCATGGCCACAGCGGGTACCAGAATCATGTAAAGCCACGGGTGCCATTGAAAAAATCCATTCAAATCGGCCTGCCCCGCTTCATAAAACTGCGCCAGCGAAAAGGTAAAGAATCCGGCCAGCATGAGGAAAATGATGATAAACACGTAGGCAACTGGCGAATCAAAATAGGCCCGCCATTCGCGTTTGGCTACCGCCAGAACATGAGAAGCTGCTTCGTTCATCAGGCCACCTCCTTCTTCTTCGTATCCTCTGTCGTGGTAATCTGGTGGAACACATCATCCAGTCGCCCTTCATCCACTTTGATATCTGAAACCGACCATTTATGCTGCTGAGCGGCACCGAGAATATCCGGAGCAATGGATTTTCCACCCTTTGGAAACGCCACGATTTTTCCATTGTCGAGGGTTTCAACCTTACCGATATTCGGAAGTTTTTTGAGCGTATCCACAATCCCCTTACCTTCGGCGGAAAGGGTAACCGCATTGTATTTGGTGCTGCGGGTTTTCAGTTCGACCGGAGTATCGTCGGCAACCACTTTTCCGCCACTGATAATAATAGCCCGTGTACAGATGGCTTCCACCTCTTCCAGCACATGGGTCGAAAGCATCACCACACGCTCTGCAGCCATTTCGCGGATCATCTCCCGCACCACCTGCTTCTGATTCGGGTCCAGGCCTTCGGTCGGCTCGTCGAGCAGAAGAATATCGGGATCATGCAACAGGGTTTGCGCAAGGCAGGTGCGTTGGCGGTAACCTTTAGACAGCGTATCAATCGTCTGATTCCGGACCGGGCCCAGAAAACAGCGTTCGATGGAACGGTCAACCCGCGAATCCCGCTCCTTCCCGCTGAACCCGCGGACTTCAGCAAGAAACCGAAGAAATCCAGACACCGTCATATCCTCATAAAGCGGAGTGGTTTCCGGCATGTAACCGATATGTTTCTGAGCAGCTACCGGATTTTCAGCCACGTTGATTCCCTTCACATCAACGGTTCCTGATGTCGGAGGCAGAAAACCCGCAACCATCCGGATCGTAGTCGTTTTCCCGGCCCCGTTGGGCCCCAGGAAGCCGAGCACGGTTCCCTTTTCGACTTCGAACGACACGCCATCCACAGCACGGCGCGTCCCGAAGTCCCTGACCAAACCCACAGCTTTGATCATCTCTCAACTTCTCCTTGTTTAACTTATAATTATTCCTTTCTTCGGTGGAGCCTTTCAGCCATCTCCCCCATTCCATCCCTCCCGGGGCTGGAAAGTTAAATCAGACTCACAAAGTCTGAACGCGTTGAAAAAATCAGCGTAAAAATTTCCACCAACAACTGAGCATTTTATACAAAAGCAGAACAGGGACCTCCGAAACCGCCCCTGCTCTGCAGATCTTAATCGATGGTGACCGGGATGCGTTTCTGCTTCAGTCCGGACTGCCCGGTCTTCGGTAATTTCAGCGTCAGCAGTCCGCGCTTGAACTTCGCCTCAGCGCGGTCACTGTCCACCGATACCGGCAGCCGGATGGAACGGCTTACCCCGCCATAGTTCACTTCGGAGATATGATAATTCCGCTTGCGATGCTCCCGCTCCTCTTTCCTCACCGCACGGATTGTCAGAATATCTTCATCCAGCGACACCCGTATATCTTTCCGGCTCATCCCCGGGAGCTCTGCATGAACGATTACGTGCTGATCCGTCTCCGACAGCTCAACACCGAAATCGTGTTCCATGAAATCACCCACCTCACTCAGTCTGCCATGGTAGGTATTCATGAGATTATCGATTTCCCGCGACAGCCGGGTAAACGGATCATAATCCCACTCATGCGAACTGCGCATCGACCGTTTTCTGAATGGCATCAATGCGTGCTTCATCGCGCTTGAACCTCCTTGTTGCTGCTATGCGGTGACCTTGATCTTTCTCGGTTTCGCCTGTTCAACTTTGGGAAGCTCCAGATTAAGCACTCCATTGCGCAGGTGTGCCGCAATCCGATCACGGTCAATGCGCTGCGGGATCGTGAATTTCCGGCGGAATACGCCGTCGTCGTATTCTCCGACAATCAGATCCATTCCTTCGAGATTGACCTCATGCTGCGGAGCCGAAACCTGAAGCTCCGTGTTATCCAGCCGGATATCAATCTCATCCTGCGCCACTCCGGGGACATCAAAACGAATGATAACCGCCTCATCCGTTTCATAAATATCCGCTGCCGGCAGGTATTCCCGTCTCTGACGGCTTACTTCTTTGCGGTCTTTTTTCTGAACAGCTTTTTCTTTGCTTTCTCTCATCACGATCACCTCCTCAGGACGCTTTGATTTCGATACGTTTGGGTTTTGTGGCTTCGTGCCTCGGCATATAAATGCACAGAATGCCGTTTTCATACCTTGCCGATACACGGTCATTTTCAACACTGTAGGGCAGACGTACTGTACGCACAAACCGTCCTGTATCGCGCTCGCAACGATGGCACACCGCATCTTCCGACGGTCTGTCGTCTTTACGTTCACCTTTGATCGTTAACTGGTTGTCAACCACGCTGATATCGATCTCGTCCGGATTCAGTCCGGGCAGTTCCGCAGTGACAACAACCTGCTCTTCGCTGCCCCACACATTCAATGCAGGGAAACGGGACATAGCAGTCCCTCCGTCGAGGCCGTCGAACAGCCGATTCATGTCCCTCTGCAGGGAACGGAGCTCATCAAACGGGCTCCATGCGATGGGATCATTCCAATACATTTTGCACTCCTTTCGTTTGCAGTTATCCGCTCCGCATACTGCACGGAAGCTTTGTTTACACCTGTGCTCTAATCAAAAAATGTGCCATTCGCCATCCTCTGGTTTTCCCGAGAAAATCCGGAAATCTCCCCGTCTGGGCTGTGAAAAAAAGTGCCACTTCCGCTTCCCGGCTGAGTCAATTTTTCACACACCAGACACAAAAAAAGGCCCCCGGAATCCGGGAGCCTTTCATCGATTACGTCGAGGACTTTATACTTCGAGCAGTTCGTCGTAACTCGGCAGCGGCCAGAGCTCTGCCGGAACAATCGCTTCAAGCGAATCAATCGTCTCACGAAGTGCACCCATGGCTTCGATCTGTGCAGCCGGGCCTTCAGCCGCTTCAAGTGCTTTCACTTCAGCTAGTGCTTTTTCGGTCAGCGAAGACATTTCTTCGGTCAGACTGGCCACCGCCGGAACGGAAGCATATTCATTGATCGCCATAACCGCAGCCGGAATCAGCATGGTTTTCGCGATGTCCGCAGCCGTTGCCGCTTCGATCGCAATCAGCGTTTCATAGGTTTCACTGTAGATATTATAGCGCGATTCAAGCTCTTCGTTGGTCAGTACATTGTACTTCGCGAAGAGATCTTTAGCCTTCTGCGTCTGCAGCACCGGAAGGGCATCCGCTGTAGTAACCAGATTCGGCAATCCGCGCACTTCAGTGGCTTCCTTGATCCACTCGTCAGTATAACCGTCACCGTTATAAAGAATGCGCTTGTGCTCTTTGATCACACCGGCCAGCACCTCCTGCAGTACCGCATTGAATTCGCCGCCTTTTTCAAGACCGGATTCAATTTCGGTGCAGATGTAATCGAAGGCTTCGGCAACGATCGTGTTCAGCACCACGTTAGCACCCGCCGGACTTTGATTGGAACCGACCGCACGGAATTCAAAGCGGTTGCCCACAAATGCAAACGGAGATGTGCGGTTGCGGTCCGTGTTGCCGCGCGGAAGCTTCGGAAGCATATCTACGCCGAGCTCGATGTGGCCGCCACTTTTGGACTCTTTGGCCCCGCCGGCTTCTATCTGTTCAATAATGTCGGTCAGCTGATCGCCGAGGAAGATAGATACCACAGCAGGAGGTGCCTCATTGGCCCCTAGGCGATGGTCGTTACCGGCCGATGCCACCGAAACTCGCAACAGATCGGCATGCGTATCAACCGCTTTCATCAGAGCGACAACAATCGTCATGAATTTGGCATTTTCATGCGGGTTGTCTCCCGGCGACAGCCAGTTTTTACCATCCGGTCCTGCAAGAGCCCAGTTGTTGTGTTTACCGGATCCGTTCACACCGGCGAACGGTTTTTCGTGCAGCAGGCAGGCAAAGCCATGCTTTTCTGCAGTCACTTTCAGCGTTTCCATCGTGATCATGTTGCGATCAACCGAAACATTGAGCGTTTCAAAGACCGGAGCAATCTCGAACTGTGCCGGGCACACTTCGTTATGACGGGTTTTTGCCAGCACGCCGGATTCCCAGAGCGCTTTATCGAGATCAGCCATGAAGGCCGCAACACGATGTTTGATGGCTCCGAAATAGTGGTCGTCGAGCTGCTGATGTTTAGACGCCGGTTTACCAAAGAGTGTACGACCGGTACGGATCAGGTCCGGACGTTGAGCATAAAGATCGGCGTCGATCAGGAAATATTCCTGTTCGGAACCGAGGGTCGCTTTAGCCATGGCATCGCCGCAGTCAATGCCGAAGAGTTTACCAAGACGCACAGTCTGTTCGGACAGCGCTTTCATCGAACGCAGCAGCGGAGTCTTCTTGTCGAGCGCTTCACCGTTATACCCGCAGAAAACCGTCGGAATGGTCAGCGTCGGTGCGCCGCAGGAGTCGTATTTAATAAACGCCGGACTGGACGGATCCCAACCGGTGTATCCACGCGCTTCAAATGTTGCACGCAAACCGCCGGACGGGAAGGAGGAAGCATCGGGTTCTCCCTGAATCAGCTCATCACCGCTGAACTGAGTAACCACACCGCCTTTAAAATCGGGAAAAATGAACGAGTCATGTTTTTCGGCCGTAGAGCCGGTGAGCGGCTGGAACCAGTGCGTGTAGTGAGTTGCACCCTTTTCCATGGCCCACTCTTTCATGGCTTCTGCAACTTCATCCGCAATCGAGGGATCAAGTGCGGTGCCGGAGTCGATCGTCTTTTTCAGCGATTCAAAGGTCGGAGCCGACAGACGGGCTTCCATTTCAGGCAGGCCGAATACCAGATCACCGAATGCTTCGATATTATTACTCATGTTATCTCCTTAATAATTAAATCACCGCCGGTGCCCGACGGTAATGCACCCTACTTTCAAGAAATCCAGTCTTCCAAACCGAGGAAAAACCAGCTCTGACAAAATCAGATGTTTCTAAAATAAGTGCTTACCTTGGAGCATGTAGTGTACCAAACGGCAACGCCATTTCTATCCACCATAAAACCAGCATGTTACAAATATTTCCGAATTCCACAGCGAATTCCGATTAAACATATTTGTAATCAGCGGATGCACAATAATACATAAATGGAATATTGTATTTTCGGCCTGTCAGTCGTTTTTTTCGGCCATGAGCTTTGCAACTTCAGCTTCGAGCTTTTTCACTTTTTCCTTCAGTTTCGGAAGCGTTACGGTACCCGCAATAATTTTTTTCGCCTGGAGATGATTCATGGCCGGAGACCCGATGACAAAATCTCTGGCCGGTACATCACGCATCACACCCGACTGAGCCCCGACGATGGCGCCGTCACCCACCTCCAGATGACCGGCAAGCCCGGCCTGTCCGGCCAGGATCACCTTCGAACCGATAATTGAACTTCCCGAAACACCGGCCTGGCCGCACATTACCGAATGCTCTCCAACGACCACATTATGAGCAATCTGCACGAGATTATCAATTTTCGTGCCCTTACCGATTCTGGTTTTTCCAAAACGCGCACGATCAATGGCCACATTCGCACCCAGTTCCACATCGTCTTCGATAACCACTTTTCCAATCTGTGGAATTTTGGTACGTGATCCATCCTCCTGCACGGCATAACCGAATCCGTCCGAACCGATCACCGTGCCGTTGTGAACTATAACGTTGTTTCCAATCTCTGTATATTCGCGCGTAGAAACCTGCGGATAAAAATGACAGTTACTGCCGATTATCGTTTTATAGCCAATAAAGCATTGCGGTTCGATGATTGTGCCATCGCCGATCACCACGCCCTCTTCGATCACCACGTGAGCACCGATCGATACGTCCTCTCCCAGTGTTGCACTCGCAGCCACAACAGCGGAAGGATGCACCCCGGCACACGGCTTCGGTACAGGTTCGTGAAAAAATTCCGCAACCTGAGCAAATGCCTGATCCGAATTCACCACACGTATCAACGCGCATTTTACTGCACGGTCCCAATCCTGCGGAACAATAACAGCGGAAGCATGGGTGCCGGCAACCAGGGCCGCATATTTCGGATTTGCAAGAAAGCTGATATCTCCCCGGACGGCCTCCCGCAAACCGGCTACAGCGGTAATCTCCAGATCACCGTTTCCTTCGAGCACGCCTCCTACACGCTCAGCAATTTCTGAAAGTTTCATGCTTATTCCTCCACCTTCGACCCGGCGGAAAAAGTCGCCCGCTCCTTTTTAGTTGGTTCACGCCCCTCGTTGAGCACGGCCAATACCTCAGCGGTAATATCAACTTTCGGGCTCGTGTAAAGAATGGTTTCCGTACCGATGCGACTCTGTGCCGAGCGGTCAATCACCGCCGAATAGCCCTTCGCTTTAGCATGCTGAATGATCACTTCATGAATTTCATCGAACAGTTTCTTGGTCATCCGTGCATTCTGCTGCTCCATCTGCTCCCTGCGCAGCTTCTCAAAGTCAGCCATATCCTTCTCTTTACGCTGCAGCTCAACCAGTTTTTCCTCAAGCAGGTCGCGTTTATTCCGGCGCACATCCTCCGGCAGTGTTTTATCGCGGGAATCCTTGCGCAGCACATCAATTTCCTCTTTGAGCACTTTCACCTCATCTTCAATCTCATCGCGCTCCAGCTTGATATCATCCGCCTGCTGCCGGATCTGATCCTGAGCCAGCTGTGTTTTATAGAACTGCTTGAACACCTCCTGCAGATCGACAAAAGCGATTTCATTGGCAGCCCGGGCACTGCCGAGCAAAAAGAACAGAGAGAGAAAACATGCAGAAAACAGTCTATTCATGGAATTATCCTTTCGGTGAAAAACAGGAGAAAACTCTAACCAACCCGCAACCACCTGACAATCTATTCATTGACCTTTCCAAATTCCGAACCCGCCCCGGAGATGAACATCATCATTCGATAAAAAAGACTCGAATCGGAGTAAAGTCCAGCTTGACCCTCCCCAAAAAAGCGATTTTCCCTATCTATTATTACTCCTTGAATAAGAGCACATAATGCTGGTTGTCGCGCAAAAAAGTGAAAATTAGATAAAAATTTTGCTGGTCAACCATCAGCTTTCATGATCAATTGTCGCCGTTCTCAGGGAATGAGAACCACAATTTATTTAAAAATGGGTATCTTGTTGGGTTCCCGTTTTTCGGCGGAAGGTTTCCCTCCTCTTTTCCTTCCGCCGTTTTTTTGTTTAATTCCTGGCTCGGAAAAAAACTCGATATTTTTTGAACCTTTTTCCGAAAACAGGTCTAACACTCCGTAACAACTCCCTGAAAAACGGAAACCTTGTTGGGTTCTCTGTTTTTAGCGGCTCAAGGTTTCCTCCTCTTTTCCTTGGGTCGCTTTTTTTATTTCAGATTCCGTTGAACATTTTTCCCCGAAACAGTCTAAGGAATTACCAACAACTCCCTGAGACGCACGCCCCGCGTCTGACAGCGCGCAGGTTTTCCTCCCCTTACTGCGCGCTGTTTTTTATCTGCACAAAAAAGCCCGCACTGCAACAGAACGGGCTTTTTTCCGGTATACCGCGCTACGTCCTCAGACATTGAACAGGAATTCGATCACATCGCCGTCCTGAACAACATATTCCTTACCTTCCGTACGCAGCAGTCCAGCCTCCCGGCAGGCTGTTTCGCCGCCCTTCTCAATAAAATCATCGTATGAAATCACCTGTGCCCGAATAAATCCGCGCTCGAAGTCGGAATGAATCACCCCGGCCGCTTTCGGTGCCGTGTCACCGCGGTGAATGGTCCACGCACGCGTCTCCTTCGGCCCCTGAGTCAGGTAGCTGATAAGTCCGAGCGTGCGGTAACCGGTATGAATAATCTGATCAAGTCCGCTCTCTTTCACGCCGAATTCCGCCAGGAACTCATCACGCTCCTCGTCCGACATGCCGTTGAGCTCTTCTTCCATTTTTGCACAGATTTTCACCACGTCAGCCCCGCGCTCAGCCGCATAAGCCTTAACCGCCTTGACGTAGTCATTGTCCTCCATCAGGCCGTCTTCATCCACGTTGCAGCAGTAAATCACCTTCTTGTCCGTCAGAAACTGCGATTCCCGGAAGACCGTCCTGGCCGCGTCTGATTCTTTATCCTCAAACGTATAGGCCATTTTTCCTTCACCCAAATGAGCCAGCAGCCCCTCGAAAACAGGCAGCGTTGCCGCAATCGCTTTATCTCCGCGCGCTGCTTTCACCACACGGTTATGCCGGTTCTCCATCATCTGGAAATCGGCAATGATCAGCTCTGCTTCAATAATCTCAATATCGCGCACCGGATCAACCGATCCAT from Verrucomicrobia bacterium S94 carries:
- a CDS encoding ABC transporter permease, producing MNEAASHVLAVAKREWRAYFDSPVAYVFIIIFLMLAGFFTFSLAQFYEAGQADLNGFFQWHPWLYMILVPAVAMRLWAEERRSGTIELLFTVSVTPLQALLGKFLAAWLFMLLALLLTFPVPMTAAYLGSPDGGTIVSGYIGSGLLAGAYVAAGIFTSALTRNQVISFILAVVIGLFLILAGYPPVTDLLSRWAPLWMVDGVASFSFMTHYETLQRGVIDLRDLVYFASVMIFMLFTTQVVLKSKVGR
- a CDS encoding ATP-binding cassette domain-containing protein — translated: MIKAVGLVRDFGTRRAVDGVSFEVEKGTVLGFLGPNGAGKTTTIRMVAGFLPPTSGTVDVKGINVAENPVAAQKHIGYMPETTPLYEDMTVSGFLRFLAEVRGFSGKERDSRVDRSIERCFLGPVRNQTIDTLSKGYRQRTCLAQTLLHDPDILLLDEPTEGLDPNQKQVVREMIREMAAERVVMLSTHVLEEVEAICTRAIIISGGKVVADDTPVELKTRSTKYNAVTLSAEGKGIVDTLKKLPNIGKVETLDNGKIVAFPKGGKSIAPDILGAAQQHKWSVSDIKVDEGRLDDVFHQITTTEDTKKKEVA
- a CDS encoding Hsp20/alpha crystallin family protein; translation: MKHALMPFRKRSMRSSHEWDYDPFTRLSREIDNLMNTYHGRLSEVGDFMEHDFGVELSETDQHVIVHAELPGMSRKDIRVSLDEDILTIRAVRKEEREHRKRNYHISEVNYGGVSRSIRLPVSVDSDRAEAKFKRGLLTLKLPKTGQSGLKQKRIPVTID
- a CDS encoding Hsp20/alpha crystallin family protein; this translates as MTVYRQGMKTAFCAFICRGTKPQNPNVSKSKRPEEVIVMRESKEKAVQKKDRKEVSRQRREYLPAADIYETDEAVIIRFDVPGVAQDEIDIRLDNTELQVSAPQHEVNLEGMDLIVGEYDDGVFRRKFTIPQRIDRDRIAAHLRNGVLNLELPKVEQAKPRKIKVTA
- a CDS encoding Hsp20/alpha crystallin family protein, which codes for MYWNDPIAWSPFDELRSLQRDMNRLFDGLDGGTAMSRFPALNVWGSEEQVVVTAELPGLNPDEIDISVVDNQLTIKGERKDDRPSEDAVCHRCERDTGRFVRTVRLPYSVENDRVSARYENGILCIYMPRHEATKPKRIEIKAS
- a CDS encoding glutamine synthetase type III; translation: MSNNIEAFGDLVFGLPEMEARLSAPTFESLKKTIDSGTALDPSIADEVAEAMKEWAMEKGATHYTHWFQPLTGSTAEKHDSFIFPDFKGGVVTQFSGDELIQGEPDASSFPSGGLRATFEARGYTGWDPSSPAFIKYDSCGAPTLTIPTVFCGYNGEALDKKTPLLRSMKALSEQTVRLGKLFGIDCGDAMAKATLGSEQEYFLIDADLYAQRPDLIRTGRTLFGKPASKHQQLDDHYFGAIKHRVAAFMADLDKALWESGVLAKTRHNEVCPAQFEIAPVFETLNVSVDRNMITMETLKVTAEKHGFACLLHEKPFAGVNGSGKHNNWALAGPDGKNWLSPGDNPHENAKFMTIVVALMKAVDTHADLLRVSVASAGNDHRLGANEAPPAVVSIFLGDQLTDIIEQIEAGGAKESKSGGHIELGVDMLPKLPRGNTDRNRTSPFAFVGNRFEFRAVGSNQSPAGANVVLNTIVAEAFDYICTEIESGLEKGGEFNAVLQEVLAGVIKEHKRILYNGDGYTDEWIKEATEVRGLPNLVTTADALPVLQTQKAKDLFAKYNVLTNEELESRYNIYSETYETLIAIEAATAADIAKTMLIPAAVMAINEYASVPAVASLTEEMSSLTEKALAEVKALEAAEGPAAQIEAMGALRETIDSLEAIVPAELWPLPSYDELLEV
- the lpxD gene encoding UDP-3-O-(3-hydroxymyristoyl)glucosamine N-acyltransferase is translated as MSMKLSEIAERVGGVLEGNGDLEITAVAGLREAVRGDISFLANPKYAALVAGTHASAVIVPQDWDRAVKCALIRVVNSDQAFAQVAEFFHEPVPKPCAGVHPSAVVAASATLGEDVSIGAHVVIEEGVVIGDGTIIEPQCFIGYKTIIGSNCHFYPQVSTREYTEIGNNVIVHNGTVIGSDGFGYAVQEDGSRTKIPQIGKVVIEDDVELGANVAIDRARFGKTRIGKGTKIDNLVQIAHNVVVGEHSVMCGQAGVSGSSIIGSKVILAGQAGLAGHLEVGDGAIVGAQSGVMRDVPARDFVIGSPAMNHLQAKKIIAGTVTLPKLKEKVKKLEAEVAKLMAEKND
- a CDS encoding OmpH family outer membrane protein, with the protein product MNRLFSACFLSLFFLLGSARAANEIAFVDLQEVFKQFYKTQLAQDQIRQQADDIKLERDEIEDEVKVLKEEIDVLRKDSRDKTLPEDVRRNKRDLLEEKLVELQRKEKDMADFEKLRREQMEQQNARMTKKLFDEIHEVIIQHAKAKGYSAVIDRSAQSRIGTETILYTSPKVDITAEVLAVLNEGREPTKKERATFSAGSKVEE
- the ychF gene encoding redox-regulated ATPase YchF gives rise to the protein MGLSIGIVGLPNVGKSTIFNALTREQNAESANYPFCTIEPNKAVVPVPDPRLAKLAEIAGSQKILPATVDFVDIAGLVKGASQGEGLGNKFLTNIRETDAILQVVRCFDDPNVVHVDGSVDPVRDIEIIEAELIIADFQMMENRHNRVVKAARGDKAIAATLPVFEGLLAHLGEGKMAYTFEDKESDAARTVFRESQFLTDKKVIYCCNVDEDGLMEDNDYVKAVKAYAAERGADVVKICAKMEEELNGMSDEERDEFLAEFGVKESGLDQIIHTGYRTLGLISYLTQGPKETRAWTIHRGDTAPKAAGVIHSDFERGFIRAQVISYDDFIEKGGETACREAGLLRTEGKEYVVQDGDVIEFLFNV